The Cyclobacterium amurskyense genome contains the following window.
CCACAGTAGGGCTAGCTTCTGCTGTTTGTGGGCCTTTGATGGGTTTCACTTCATCTGTTTTAGCCTCTTATTGGAATGGTAAAAATCCGCCGGAATCCCTCGATGCCAATCTTTCGGAAGTTGTTAAAGAGGATGAAAAAGGCAATATAGGGCTTTCAGGGGAGTCTTGATTGGCCTAATATATAAAACAAAACTTTGGTCTTAAGCTTTTATTAAATAGATACTTAATTGTCCAAAGAGATTAAAATTAAAATTAAGAAAGTATGAAAACCAACTACAAAAAACGACTTGCTTTTAAAAACGCATTGTTTGCTGTGATTTTGATAATGACCATTCTAAGCTTTAACTCTTTTGCGCAGGTAGCGAAAGAAAACCTTCGTCCCGCAGCAATGGGTAAAAAAGGAATGGTGGCTTCAGCGAATCCTTTGGCAAGTCTTGCAGGCCAGAAAGTTTTGGCTAATGGTGGAAATGCCATTGATGCCATAGTTGCAGCGGCAGTCTCATTGAATGCCGTAGAACCTTATATGTCCGGTACTGCTGGTGTAGGGTACATGCTCTTTTACTCGGCCAAAGAGGACAGGGTGAGATCACTTGTGTTTGGTGGTTGGGTTCCCAAATCTTTTAAAACCCAATCTTTAAAGGGTGAAGCAAAAGCTGCTGATGGTGCAGGTCATGGTGCCATTGAAACAGTGGGACCTAGAATTGTAGCCATTCCCGGAAATCTTGCCGGATGGAATAGAGCTTTGGAAGATTATGGAACCATGACCTTAAAAGAGGTATTTGAACCAACCATTGATTATTTAGAAAATGGTGTTCCAATTACCGAGTTTGATCAAGCCATGTGGAGAGGTACTGTCGAAAGAGTAAAACCTCACAAGGAATCAGTAGCCATACTTTTTAAGGATGGAGAAAATCCTTATGAAATTGGTGATATTTTTACCAATAAACCTTTGGCAAAAACCATGAGACGAATAGCTGATGAAGGTATTGAAGTTTTTTATCAGGGAGATATAGCGGAACAAATTGCCGCAGCATTTAAAAAAGACGGAGGTTTTATTACGGTAGAAGATTTGGCAATGGTGCCAGGTCGCGTACAATGGACAGATCCTATCTCAATTGATTATCGGGGATACAAAGTGTACAATAACCCTCCTCCGGGAATGGGAATTCAGCAGTTGCAAACCTTGAAAATCATGGAAGGCTTTGACTTGAAAGCCATGGGGCACAATAGCACCGAATACCTTGCCCATTTAATGGAAGCCATTTACTTGAGTAGAATAGATACTGACAAGTATGTAGGTGATCCTGATTATGTTGATGTACCTGTTGACAGGTTGCTTTCTGATAGTTATCTTGATGAACAACGCAAGAAAGTGGTTGAAAGGGTGAAGAACCGTAAAATAGCAGAAAAAAGTGATTTCACTGAATCTGAACTTGAGTTGTTGGGGAATTTGAAAGACAAGATGGATCCAAAGTACCAGTACGCTACCACTAGTCTTTCTGCAATGGATCAATGGGGCAATGCGGTGGTAATCATCCAAACTCACGGTGGAGGCTTTGGCTCTGGCTATGTAGCAGGAAAAACCGGATTGATTTTCAATAGTGCCATAGATTGGATGGAAAAAACACCAGGATTGGCCAATAGTGTAGAGCCATGGAAGGCCGTAGGTTGGTGTGTAGGAGGTATGATGCAATTCCATAAGGATGGCAAACCTGAATTGGTGGTAGGTTCTCCAGGTAGTTTTGGGATTTTGCAGTCTGTACCGCAGGTAGCCATGAATTATGTTGATTTTGGTATGAACATACAGGATGCCATTAGTGCGCCTAGGTTTCGATGGAAAGACGAATTGGGATCTGTTCCAGCTAAAGAAATTATAATTGAAACCAGAGTAGATAATGAGGTCCTCAAAAGTTTAAGACAAATGGGCTACCTTTTGGATACCAGTTTAGGAGATTGGTCCATGACGGTGGGCGGTGCGCAAGGCGTTTCCATAGACAGAAAAACCGGATGGATTATGGGAGGTGCTGACCCAAGAAGAAATGGTTATGCAGTAGGCTGGTAAAAAACTGGCTATAATTGGTTAATCTCCAGGAGACAACACTTTTGGGTATTGATGCCAAATGCATAAACGATAAGTAACCTTAAAAAATTAACCGCTATTGGCTATAAACATGAACAACGAAAAAGAAAACCCACGAAGGAATTTTATAAAGAAATCAGCTTTGGCGGCCACTGCTATCAATTTATCAGGCTTGTTCTGGGAATCTGAAGCAAAAGCCATGGCTAAAGTCATTGAGTTAAACAGTGATAAGCCTGCTTCTGAGCAAAAAACAGTTGCCTTGATTGCTAATATCTACAGAAACAGTGCCCATGCTGATGTAATTGCCACCAAGCTTTTTGTAGGGATACCTACGGATGATGGCATGGTAGCTCCTCAAGTAAAGATTGTATCGGTTTGGATTGACCAGATTGGAGACAATGATACAGGGGTACAGATTGCCGGTATGAATGGTGCAAAAATGTACGATACCATTGCAGGTGCATTGACCCTTGGGGGAGACAAGTTGGCTGTTGATGCCGTGATATATGTGGGAGAGCATGGTGATTATGACAAAAGTCGCTATGGTATAAAAATGTACCCGAGAATGAATTACCTGGAGCAGATTTTTAGGGTATTTGATGCCTCTAACAAATCAGTTCCTTTGTTCAATGACAAGCATTTGTCTTACAGTTGGTTGGATAGCAAATGGGTTTATGACAGGTCTAAGGAATTGAATGTGCCAATGATGGCAGGATCTTCTTTGCCTTTTTGCTGGAGGGATAAACCACTGGAACATCCGCTAGGAGTGAAAATCTCTGAAGCAGTCGGGATTGGTTATGCTTCTCTGGATGCTTATGGTTTCCATGTAGCAGAGATTCTACAATGCATGGTGGAAAGAAGAGAAGGAGGGGAAACTGGTGTTTCTAGTGTACTAGGGCTTAGCGGAGCCGATGTGTGGAAAGCCATGGATGATGGTCGCATCAATCTGGAATTGGTGGAAGCTGCTTGCAGTAAAATTCAAGGTAGAAAAGAAGGGAATATGCGGGATTTGGTAAAAGATCCAAATGCCATTCTTGTAGAATATACAGATGGCACCAAAGGAGCGATTGTAATGCTCACAGGATATGTTAATCAGGGTTGGGCTTATGCAGCCAACACTTCCCAAGGCCAGGTAGCTACTGAATTTGTGCTGGACCATAGCATGAGTTATTCTCATTTCAGTTACCTGACACTCAATATCCAGAAGTTTATTGTCACAGGCAAGCCAACAGCCCCAGTGGAGCGGACCTTGCTTACCAGTGGTATTTCAGACATGGGTATCCGGTCTCTTGTAGATGGAAAAAAAATAGAAACACCATTCTTGAATATTAAATATTCCGCAGCCGGTTTTGAGCCTATCAGACCAACAGCCCCACGTCCTGAAGGACAGAGCGTAGGCCCATGGCCTCCTAAAGGCTATGAGTTTATTATTCCTGAAAGGTTTAAAAAATAAAAATGGAGGGCCCGAAAGGCTTTTCCAAAAGAATGCAAGCGTCATCTACGAAGGGTTTTATTCCCTTGTAGATGACGCTTTTTAATTTTATTCGTTCAGTAATTGATTGCTAGAATTAATCTGAACACCTGCTGATCCGAATAAATCAAAATCCCCCATTAAAGGCGGAATTGCTAATTTGGGAATTTAATACTGATTCGGTAAGATTGAAATAAGCCAACCAAATGCAAAATCAGGTTCGAACTCGTTAATCCTGCAATTACGAACTCCCCCTTTCTCTTAAAGGGGGGCCAAGGGGGATTTTTGACGCAAACATTCTAAAACATCAACTTGAGATAGGAGGACTTTCCCGTAATAATCCCCCTTCTCCCCCTTTTTAAGGGGGATTTTGTAACGTTTGGATTTAAAAGATGCGGTCTACCTACTAATTGTCTCAGCCTTTCGGAAATCAATAAAATGGACTACTCAAAATGACATAATCAGGGTTAATTTGAGAAAACATTTTTAATTATTAAGCCAAAGCCCTAATTTTCCTGCTTATAACAATAAATCATATACTTAATGGAAAAATATACGTCTATAATAGCAGGCTTGCTTTTGTTTCTCGGCCTTACAGGCTGTGGTCAAAACTCTGATGAGCAAGAGACTTCTGATCGGCCAAACATAGTGTTTATCATGTCAGATGATCATGCCTATCAGGCCATTTCTGCTTATGACAATACGCTGATCGAAACGCCTAATATCGATAGAATTGCGAAAATGGGTATGCTTTTCACCAATGCTACGGTGACAAACTCCATTTGTGCACCTTCCAGAGCCACGATTTTAACAGGAAAGCACAGCCATATCAATGGAAAGGTAGACAACCATTTTCCTTTTGATACCACCAATGTGACTTTTCCGCAGATTTTTCAGGAGGCAGGTTACCAGACAGCCATGTTTGGCAAGTTGCATTTTGGAAATAGCCCAAAAGGTTTTGATCAGTTCAAAATCCTACCCGGGCAGGGAAAATATTACAATCCGAATTTTATCACTAGAAATGAAGGTAATATTCGAGTTGAAGGCTATGTTACAGATATCATTACTGACATGACTTTAAACTGGTTGGAGAATGAACGGAAAAAAGATGATCCTTTCCTACTTTTCTACCTGCACAAAGCGCCTCACAGAGAATGGCTTCCTGCAGGCAGACATGTAGAAGAGTTTACCAAAAGGTCTTTCCCGGAGCCTCCAACCTTGTTTGATGATTATTCAGGTAGAGGTCGTGCGGCCCATGAGGCTGAAATGAATTTACTAACGGACATGCACTGGGCAGGAGATTCCAAAATTCCGCCAGCAGTGATGGATGAATTGGGCATAGCACCCAATTCCAGCTGGGACAAGGCGGCCTTTGATGGAGAAGTAGGACGCATGAATCCGGAGCAGCGCGCTGTTTGGGATGCTTCTTACAATCCGATGATCGAAGATTTTAAAAAGGCCTATCCGAACATGACGGATACCGACAAGATGAAGTGGAGGTACCAGCGTTACATGCAGGATTATTTGGGTACCATCAAAGCTGTGGATGAAAATGTAGGCCGTGTATTGGATTATTTGGAAGCCAATGGCTTGATGGAAAACACCATTATCGTTTATACTTCTGATCAGGGTTTTTACCTTGGAGAGCATGGCTGGTTTGATAAACGCTTTGTATATGACGAATCTTTTAAAACACCATTGTTGGTAGCTTGGCCCGGAAAAGTAGCTCCAGGTTCTACAACCAATGAAATGGTTCAAAATCTGGATTTCGCCCAGACCTTTCTGGCTGCAGCAGGGATAGAAGCTCCCAAAGATATGCAGGGTGAAAGTCTCTTACCATTATTGACAGGAGAAGGTGAATGGATACGAGATGCAGTGTATTATCACTATTACGAATACCCTTCTGTTCATATGGTGAAGCGTCACTATGCCATTGTCACCAAAGAATACAAACTGGTACATTACTATTTTGATGCAGATGAATGGGAGTTGATCGATAGAATCAATGATCCAATGGAACTGAAAAATGTCTATGATGATCCTGCCTATGTAGAAATTCAAGCAGAACTGCATGAAAAATTGGAGGGCTTGAGAGAAAAATATGGTGACAACTCAGAGATCTCTCAAAAATACCTAGAGGAGTATTTGGATTTCCTTCAGAAAAACGATTCCTATGCAGGAGGAAAAAACACCGAATTATTGGATAAAATATTTGACGGTAGAGAGCTTTCAAATGAATAAATACTAGGAACCAACTGGTTTCCATTTACAATGCTTTTATCCCTCCGCCACCGCGGAGGGGTTTTTTATTTGAAGACGTTGTCCCATCCCGTTAAAATCCCCCTGCATCCCCTTTAAATAATGAGGACAAAGGAAGATTTTTTCAGAATCCTTGTAAAAATCAAGTTGAGATAGGGCCAAGAAAATGGAGCAAATTTGTAGCAGACATTCAGAGAGGTAATTAGCTCAGCTAATACTCCAACTTTATAGCAAACCATTCTTAGATATTTCTTTCGATAAAACCTTATTCTCCACAATATTTAGTAAATTTAATCCGCTAAATACAAGCAAACCAAACACTCAATTAACCAATTGTATGGGATTATTTAATTCATTATTAGGCAATGCCGGAGTAGTAGACAAAGAAACCCTACTGAAAGATTTCGGTAAAATTTTAATCGCCGAGGAACAAAT
Protein-coding sequences here:
- the ggt gene encoding gamma-glutamyltransferase: MKTNYKKRLAFKNALFAVILIMTILSFNSFAQVAKENLRPAAMGKKGMVASANPLASLAGQKVLANGGNAIDAIVAAAVSLNAVEPYMSGTAGVGYMLFYSAKEDRVRSLVFGGWVPKSFKTQSLKGEAKAADGAGHGAIETVGPRIVAIPGNLAGWNRALEDYGTMTLKEVFEPTIDYLENGVPITEFDQAMWRGTVERVKPHKESVAILFKDGENPYEIGDIFTNKPLAKTMRRIADEGIEVFYQGDIAEQIAAAFKKDGGFITVEDLAMVPGRVQWTDPISIDYRGYKVYNNPPPGMGIQQLQTLKIMEGFDLKAMGHNSTEYLAHLMEAIYLSRIDTDKYVGDPDYVDVPVDRLLSDSYLDEQRKKVVERVKNRKIAEKSDFTESELELLGNLKDKMDPKYQYATTSLSAMDQWGNAVVIIQTHGGGFGSGYVAGKTGLIFNSAIDWMEKTPGLANSVEPWKAVGWCVGGMMQFHKDGKPELVVGSPGSFGILQSVPQVAMNYVDFGMNIQDAISAPRFRWKDELGSVPAKEIIIETRVDNEVLKSLRQMGYLLDTSLGDWSMTVGGAQGVSIDRKTGWIMGGADPRRNGYAVGW
- a CDS encoding sulfatase family protein; amino-acid sequence: MEKYTSIIAGLLLFLGLTGCGQNSDEQETSDRPNIVFIMSDDHAYQAISAYDNTLIETPNIDRIAKMGMLFTNATVTNSICAPSRATILTGKHSHINGKVDNHFPFDTTNVTFPQIFQEAGYQTAMFGKLHFGNSPKGFDQFKILPGQGKYYNPNFITRNEGNIRVEGYVTDIITDMTLNWLENERKKDDPFLLFYLHKAPHREWLPAGRHVEEFTKRSFPEPPTLFDDYSGRGRAAHEAEMNLLTDMHWAGDSKIPPAVMDELGIAPNSSWDKAAFDGEVGRMNPEQRAVWDASYNPMIEDFKKAYPNMTDTDKMKWRYQRYMQDYLGTIKAVDENVGRVLDYLEANGLMENTIIVYTSDQGFYLGEHGWFDKRFVYDESFKTPLLVAWPGKVAPGSTTNEMVQNLDFAQTFLAAAGIEAPKDMQGESLLPLLTGEGEWIRDAVYYHYYEYPSVHMVKRHYAIVTKEYKLVHYYFDADEWELIDRINDPMELKNVYDDPAYVEIQAELHEKLEGLREKYGDNSEISQKYLEEYLDFLQKNDSYAGGKNTELLDKIFDGRELSNE